A genomic region of Mycolicibacterium poriferae contains the following coding sequences:
- a CDS encoding ImmA/IrrE family metallo-endopeptidase, whose amino-acid sequence MPASRVVTRAVNDVLALAPRHGEVSLTRLVEAVSDSRGRTIDIAHADLPPGVCGQWRQYSDHDVFLIQRGLPAWDRTLAHELGHLVLGHEGISITQAAQESTELATSDLIGYMLNQRTGCMGPSGEDAEQEAEDFAALLIYRLGRLPSDRSSIVQVRLGEAFG is encoded by the coding sequence ATGCCGGCGAGTCGTGTGGTGACCCGCGCGGTCAATGACGTGCTCGCACTGGCGCCGCGCCATGGTGAGGTCTCCCTGACGCGACTCGTGGAGGCCGTCAGCGACAGCCGCGGCCGCACGATCGACATCGCACACGCCGATCTGCCGCCCGGCGTCTGTGGTCAGTGGCGCCAGTACAGCGATCACGACGTCTTCCTGATCCAGCGCGGGCTACCCGCCTGGGACCGCACCCTCGCCCACGAACTCGGGCACCTGGTGCTCGGGCATGAGGGGATCTCGATCACCCAGGCGGCTCAGGAGAGCACCGAGCTTGCGACGTCTGACCTGATCGGTTACATGCTCAACCAGCGCACCGGCTGTATGGGGCCCAGCGGCGAGGACGCCGAGCAGGAGGCCGAGGATTTCGCCGCGCTGCTGATCTATCGGCTGGGCCGACTGCCGTCGGACCGGTCCTCGATCGTCCAGGTGCGCCTCGGAGAGGCGTTTGGTTGA
- a CDS encoding DUF6474 family protein — MGLFTRRKSRATRRAEARAIKAKAKLEARLSAKNDVRRFKAEQKAQARALKAQLRAQRESDRSALKVAETELKAVREGKLLSPTKIRRALTVSRLLAPILVPLAYRASIAARGLIDERRADRLGVPLTQLGQFSGHGAHLSARIAGAEQSLRTLTEKKPKDAETKQFVAAITERLNDLAAAVTAAERMPTARRRAAHASITEQLDGIDADLMARLGVG; from the coding sequence ATGGGTCTGTTCACGCGACGTAAATCCCGCGCCACCCGAAGGGCCGAAGCCCGGGCGATCAAGGCCAAGGCCAAGCTCGAAGCCAGACTGTCGGCGAAGAACGACGTCCGCCGCTTCAAGGCCGAGCAGAAGGCCCAGGCGCGTGCCCTCAAGGCTCAGCTCCGCGCCCAGCGCGAGAGTGACCGCTCTGCGCTCAAGGTTGCTGAGACCGAGCTCAAGGCGGTTCGGGAGGGCAAACTGCTCTCGCCCACGAAAATTCGCCGAGCGCTCACCGTGTCACGTTTGCTGGCGCCGATCCTGGTTCCGCTCGCCTACCGGGCATCCATCGCGGCGCGGGGCCTGATCGACGAACGCCGCGCCGACCGGCTGGGGGTGCCGCTCACCCAACTCGGGCAGTTCTCCGGTCACGGCGCGCACCTGTCGGCCCGCATCGCCGGCGCCGAACAGTCCCTGCGAACCCTGACCGAGAAGAAGCCCAAGGACGCCGAGACCAAGCAGTTCGTCGCCGCGATCACCGAACGCCTCAACGATCTGGCCGCCGCGGTGACCGCCGCCGAGCGCATGCCGACCGCCCGGCGTCGCGCCGCCCATGCCTCGATCACCGAACAGCTCGACGGCATCGACGCCGACCTGATGGCCCGCCTGGGTGTGGGCTGA
- a CDS encoding copper resistance CopC family protein, which translates to MTRLLGLAAVAILAFGLSAVALTSAGPAWSHATLVSSSPADGEQVPVPPSRVSATFNEPMQTQFAAMTLIGPDGGQYGAGEPTVDDTVISVAVRPGGPAGDYTANYRATSADGHVVSGSWTFRVLAAAPTTDNPAPTVPPDTPAPTDTTGGGDTSADGGTPVWPFVAVATAVVAAGALWAVRRQS; encoded by the coding sequence GTGACCCGCCTGCTCGGACTGGCGGCCGTCGCGATCCTCGCGTTCGGCCTGTCTGCCGTCGCGTTGACCTCCGCCGGCCCCGCGTGGTCGCACGCCACGCTGGTCTCGAGCAGTCCCGCCGACGGCGAGCAGGTGCCGGTGCCGCCGTCGCGGGTGAGCGCGACCTTCAACGAGCCGATGCAGACCCAGTTCGCGGCCATGACGCTCATCGGCCCCGATGGCGGCCAGTACGGCGCCGGTGAGCCCACCGTCGATGACACCGTGATCAGTGTCGCGGTGCGCCCCGGAGGCCCCGCGGGTGACTACACCGCGAACTACCGGGCGACGTCCGCCGACGGGCACGTCGTGTCGGGGTCCTGGACCTTCCGGGTCCTGGCCGCGGCGCCGACCACAGACAACCCCGCACCCACCGTGCCCCCGGACACCCCCGCCCCCACCGACACCACCGGGGGCGGCGACACCTCCGCCGACGGCGGAACCCCGGTGTGGCCGTTCGTCGCGGTCGCGACCGCGGTCGTCGCGGCCGGCGCACTCTGGGCGGTCCGGCGCCAGTCGTAA